One segment of Monomorium pharaonis isolate MP-MQ-018 chromosome 6, ASM1337386v2, whole genome shotgun sequence DNA contains the following:
- the LOC105839966 gene encoding MFS-type transporter SLC18B1: protein MAKFTKRQWLTLIVISIADFANAICVSLQAPFYPQEAEKKGASPSEYGLVFGIFELVVFIISPFYGQNLNRIGPKFLFNGGILTTGTCAIFFGLLDKVDGHYPFIILSFLIRIIEAMGNAAFLTASFAIIAKEFPNNVATTFASLETFFGLGLIVGPTVGGALYQIGGYTTPFAVLGSALFVAAVSTAFILPVHDSSDNDTHNAGGVMNVVKIPGVLVASMSIIATSMSIGFLQATLEPHLRQFSLSPVVLGLMFVINGGTYAATAPAWGWLCDNYWHPKVATVAGCFLVMIGFSLVGPAPFIPSPTIIWMPISGLVIHGLGMAAQLVASFTDALRTSVSYGFPNNLETYGLISGLWTSTFALGAFIGPSIAGILLDNIGFRNGSMFIVLLHMLVGVIAAVFLSSCTRAPKPYTDVGVVEDLRAPLENDRLISGSLQQNGRGQGVPIDRPGGMNSLIVCNSYSNRAGAWSRASYSGRYSHSYGSIENKRYLELTT, encoded by the exons ATGGCTAAGTTCACCAAGCGACAATGGCTCACGCTGATTGTGATAAGCATCGCCGATTTCGCAAATGCCATCTGCGTCTCCCTGCAAGCGCCGTTCTACCCTCAAGAG GCCGAGAAAAAAGGAGCATCACCATCGGAATATGGGCTAGTCTTCGGAATTTTCGAGCTAGTGGTCTTTATTATTAGCCCATTTTATGGACAGAAC CTCAATCGAATCGGTCCAAAGTTTTTGTTCAATGGTGGTATTCTGACCACGGGAACCTGCGCCATATTCTTCGGTTTATTGGACAAAGTCGATGGTCATTATCCCTTCATTATCCTATCCTTCTTGATCAGGATTATCGAGGCAATGGGAAACGCTGCATTTCTGACCGCAAGTTTCGCCATTATTGCGAAAGAGTTTCCCAACAATGTTGCCACGACATTCGCCAGTTTGGAAACTTTCTTCGGCTTGGGCCTTATCGTAGGTCCCACAGTCGGAGGTGCACTTTATCAG ATAGGTGGATATACCACACCATTCGCGGTCCTTGGCTCAGCGTTATTTGTGGCAGCCGTCAGCACCGCATTTATTCTACCCGTTCACGACAGTAGTGACAATGATACGCACAACGCCGGAG GAGTAATGAATGTCGTGAAAATCCCTGGTGTGTTGGTCGCCTCCATGTCGATAATCGCGACAAGCATGAGCATCGGGTTTTTGCAAGCAACACTGGAACCGCATCTGAGGCAGTTCAGCTTAAGCCCAGTCGTGTTAGGATTAATGTTTGTCATTAACGGCGGCACTTACGCGGCAACTGCTCCCGCATGGGGATGGCTTTGCGACAATTACTGGCATCCAAAG GTAGCGACCGTTGCCGGCTGCTTTCTCGTAATGATTGGGTTCTCGCTAGTCGGCCCAGCACCATTCATTCCGTCGCCCACTATAATCTGGATGCCCATCAGCGGTCTTGTGATCCACGGTTTAGGCATGGCTGCTCAACTGGTTGCAAGCTTTACGGATGCCTTGCGGACATCTGT TTCATATGGATTTCCGAATAATCTCGAAACTTACGGTCTCATCAGCGGATTGTGGACAAGTACTTTCGCCCTTGGGGCTTTTATCGGTCCCAGCATCGCGGGAATTTTGCTGGACAATATCGGTTTTAGAAATGGCTCTATGTTCATCGTATTACTTCACATGCTAGTG gGCGTAATAGCCGCAGTGTTTCTAAGCAGTTGCACTCGCGCACCCAAGCCATACACCGACGTCGGCGTGGTCGAGGATCTCAGGGCGCCGCTGGAGAATGACCGATTAATCAGTGGCAGTTTGCAGCAGAACGGACGAGGCCAGGGTGTGCCGATCGACAGGCCCGGTGGCATGAATTCGCTGATTGTGTGTAACAGTTATTCGAATAGAGCCGGTGCGTGGTCCAGGGCTTCGTACAGCGGTCGCTATTCCCACAGCTACGGCTCCATAGAGAATAAACGTTACCTGGAGCTCACCACTTGA
- the LOC105839969 gene encoding circadian clock-controlled protein daywake: MAFVRVASTLLLGFWFWVVFVSCEDQNITEINSGPNEPDFPTPEYVLPCSRKDPKIESCFLSSLAHIQPYLVKGIPELDVPPIEPLVIPELKMENGQGPVRVRAIFTNITTIGPGNYSVNKVRINLSSYRFDLHMSLPKIDIHGSYDINGNVLLFPIQSKGDFWALFGDVKAIARMQGVEEVRDGVRYMKVSRLLIDFSLGRARFRINDHLNGNNVIGQAMNQFLNQNIKEIIEEMRPAASASIAKYFKDFLNKVLNRMPLKVWLPDA; this comes from the exons ATGGCCTTCGTCAGGGTGGCTTCCACTTTACTTCTGGGTTTCTGGTTCTGGGTCGTCTTTGTATCGTGCGAAGATCAAAACATTACGGAAATCAACAGCGGGCCTAATGAGCCCGATTTTCCCACTC CCGAATATGTACTTCCGTGCAGCAGAAAAGACCCAAAGATCGAGTCGTGCTTTCTTAGCTCGCTCGCCCATATTCAGCCGTATTTAGTGAAAG GTATCCCGGAATTGGATGTGCCTCCAATAGAGCCATTGGTGATTCCCGAACTGAAAATGGAAAATGGTCAAGGTCCAGTGCGTGTTAGAGCAATTTTCACTAACATCACTACAATAGGGCCAGGAAACTACAGCGTCAACAAAGTGCGAATAAACTTATCATCGTATAGGTTCGACTTACATATGTCTTTGCCGAAGATCGATATTCATGGTAGCTATGACATCAATGGGAACGTACTTCTCTTCCCCATACAAAGTAAAGGCGATTTCTGGGCATTGTTCG GCGACGTAAAAGCAATTGCTCGCATGCAAGGTGTCGAAGAAGTAAGGGACGGTGTTCGGTACATGAAGGTCTCTCGATTGCTAATCGACTTCTCTCTCGGTCGAGCCAGATTTCGCATAAATGATCATCTGAACGGCAACAACGTGATCGGCCAGGCGATGAATCAATTCCTGAATCAGAACATCAAAGAGATAATTGAAGAAATGAGACCGGCGGCAAGCGCAAGTATCGCTAAGTATTTCAAGGACTTCTTGAACAAAGTTTTGAACAGAATGCCTTTGAAAGTTTGGTTACCCGATGCGTAA